The Alteromonas stellipolaris genome includes a region encoding these proteins:
- the prsT gene encoding XrtA/PEP-CTERM system TPR-repeat protein PrsT encodes MNKKYPQQIFKRSSIAVLLLSSLLTGCGDKSIDAHLEDARAYVQNQNNAAAIVEYKNAIQMDPNAAVPRFELGRLYLQNDNYVSAEKELNKALELGHPASEVIPLLSVAYQQSGAENALGEVDYRAEGMTTVESAEVGFYKLQALVQLEKLAEAEALLDDLLTLDTQSVYKGLIESYQYVLSEDYTQALSATEALREQAPSNKDVLLQLARLYLLEQKQVEAIGVYEDYTKAYPKDVTSKFAYAALLIEQRDLERAEPVVDELLTLNEAHPLLNTFKGIIESANGNHAKALAHLETAVQNGRNDQVVRLVAGFSAYQIQDFEAAQRHLTMVASRLPENHPGLRMLADSMLQLGENDEALAVLNRVEGGATTDAALFSKAGYQLLREGNVLGAKQMVEKTEAVVDTSPEDLARLGVLQLSLNDVTGLVNIEEAVQRAPESTASQNTLLRAYIATGELDKAKVAASEWRDQAPTEALPLVYLASIAIVEEDFTTATDLLNSAQKLEGADKEVAYAKVKLLIAQKQFADAVTLVKSHLKDNPSDVQALTMWYALEARENNDGVVVDYLEKQLATQSADIDLRLLLARIYSRMGEVAKNNSLLASVEGDESTPMAFWNLKGQGLIRANEVGKAKALFERWVAFYPQDKNAVLGMLLILDSENNYRDGLALTEKVLAKRPDAQISLLKAYFHAMMGQSKPAWEVVNGTSDEVQALPFVRGILARLYVIDKQPEQALEHAEVAYEATPNSDMALLMVAILEMTGKQAEALSFLEKHVDKTPDDVRSAMLLAERQIGSDKETAIATYETILTKTPDNFVVLNNLAFLSFQNGNLDKAETMAKKAVSLQPENADSVDTLAQILIAKGDKEAALKLYSDIATRPILNDEVYLNHVELLLQMDKQALAKRRLASREFEKEVSLQRIVTLKTSYGL; translated from the coding sequence ATGAATAAGAAATACCCACAGCAGATTTTTAAGCGATCTTCCATTGCAGTTCTGCTTTTGAGCAGTCTTTTGACAGGATGTGGTGACAAATCGATAGATGCTCACCTAGAAGATGCTCGTGCTTATGTACAAAATCAAAATAATGCTGCCGCAATCGTTGAATACAAAAATGCCATTCAGATGGATCCCAATGCTGCAGTACCTCGTTTTGAATTAGGTCGACTGTATCTTCAAAATGATAATTATGTGTCAGCTGAGAAAGAATTAAATAAAGCATTAGAGCTTGGACATCCAGCCAGTGAAGTGATTCCCTTACTTTCTGTTGCTTATCAACAGTCAGGTGCTGAAAACGCTTTAGGCGAAGTGGATTACCGAGCAGAAGGGATGACTACCGTCGAATCTGCCGAAGTCGGTTTTTATAAACTACAAGCCTTAGTGCAGCTAGAAAAGCTCGCAGAAGCAGAAGCGCTACTAGACGATTTACTCACCCTCGATACACAGTCTGTGTACAAGGGCTTAATTGAAAGCTACCAGTATGTACTCTCTGAAGATTATACACAGGCACTTAGCGCCACTGAAGCACTGCGAGAGCAAGCGCCAAGCAATAAAGATGTTTTACTACAGCTTGCCCGCCTTTACCTGCTAGAACAAAAGCAAGTCGAAGCCATTGGTGTTTATGAAGATTACACCAAAGCCTACCCAAAAGACGTAACCAGTAAGTTCGCTTACGCTGCTTTGCTAATAGAGCAGCGTGATCTTGAACGTGCTGAGCCAGTGGTGGATGAGCTGTTAACGCTGAATGAAGCACACCCATTGTTGAATACTTTTAAAGGTATAATTGAGTCGGCCAATGGTAATCATGCAAAAGCGTTAGCGCATTTAGAGACAGCAGTACAAAATGGTCGTAACGATCAAGTGGTGCGATTGGTTGCCGGTTTCAGCGCGTATCAAATTCAAGATTTTGAAGCTGCCCAACGACACCTGACTATGGTGGCATCACGGTTACCTGAAAATCACCCAGGCTTAAGAATGCTGGCAGACAGCATGTTACAACTGGGTGAAAATGATGAAGCCCTTGCCGTGTTAAACCGAGTGGAAGGCGGCGCGACCACAGACGCAGCGTTATTTTCAAAAGCGGGGTATCAATTACTTCGTGAAGGTAACGTGCTTGGTGCCAAGCAAATGGTAGAAAAAACCGAAGCGGTTGTTGATACCTCGCCAGAAGATCTTGCTCGTTTAGGCGTACTGCAACTTTCACTAAACGATGTGACCGGTTTGGTTAATATTGAAGAAGCGGTTCAACGTGCGCCAGAATCAACAGCTTCTCAAAATACCTTACTGCGCGCATACATCGCGACTGGTGAGCTTGATAAAGCTAAAGTAGCTGCCAGCGAATGGCGTGACCAAGCGCCAACCGAGGCCTTGCCGCTGGTGTACTTAGCCAGCATTGCGATTGTTGAGGAAGACTTCACAACGGCAACCGACTTACTAAATAGCGCTCAGAAGCTAGAGGGTGCCGATAAAGAAGTGGCTTATGCCAAAGTGAAATTGCTGATTGCGCAGAAGCAGTTTGCTGACGCTGTAACGCTTGTTAAGTCTCATTTAAAAGATAACCCGTCTGACGTGCAAGCGTTGACCATGTGGTATGCCCTAGAAGCGCGCGAAAATAATGATGGGGTAGTGGTTGATTACTTAGAGAAGCAACTTGCAACGCAATCAGCTGATATCGATTTGCGTTTATTATTAGCCCGTATTTATTCGCGAATGGGCGAAGTCGCCAAGAACAATAGCTTGCTAGCCTCTGTGGAAGGTGATGAAAGCACCCCAATGGCGTTTTGGAATTTAAAAGGCCAAGGGCTAATTCGAGCAAACGAAGTTGGAAAAGCCAAAGCATTGTTTGAGCGTTGGGTAGCGTTTTACCCACAAGATAAAAACGCGGTACTGGGCATGTTGCTTATCCTCGACTCAGAAAATAACTACCGCGACGGTTTAGCGCTTACTGAAAAAGTGTTAGCGAAACGTCCTGATGCACAGATTAGCCTTTTAAAAGCGTATTTCCACGCCATGATGGGGCAAAGCAAACCGGCATGGGAGGTTGTTAATGGCACCTCTGATGAAGTACAAGCTCTGCCATTCGTACGCGGTATTCTTGCACGACTGTATGTTATCGATAAGCAACCAGAACAAGCATTAGAACATGCAGAGGTGGCTTATGAAGCTACGCCAAACTCAGACATGGCCTTGCTAATGGTCGCCATTCTTGAAATGACCGGTAAACAAGCCGAAGCTTTATCATTTCTTGAAAAACATGTGGATAAAACGCCAGACGATGTGCGCAGTGCCATGCTGTTAGCTGAACGCCAAATTGGTAGCGATAAAGAAACAGCCATAGCGACCTATGAAACTATTTTGACTAAAACTCCAGATAACTTTGTAGTGTTGAATAACTTAGCGTTTTTGAGTTTCCAAAATGGAAACCTAGATAAAGCTGAAACCATGGCGAAAAAGGCCGTGTCTTTGCAACCTGAAAATGCTGACTCAGTAGATACGCTGGCGCAAATACTGATTGCTAAAGGCGATAAAGAAGCCGCCCTTAAACTGTATTCAGATATTGCAACTCGGCCTATCTTAAATGATGAGGTTTATCTTAATCACGTAGAGCTTTTATTACAGATGGATAAACAAGCGTTAGCTAAGCGTCGCTTAGCCAGTAGAGAGTTTGAAAAAGAAGTATCACTTCAGCGTATAGTAACGCTTAAAACTAGCTACGGATTGTAA
- a CDS encoding ion transporter, producing the protein MQASELQSRFERIRANKWFEAFVVSVIVISALLVGAKTYELPAGFGSVTLLLDWFISAFFLTEITIRFLGERRKRNFFKSFWNVFDTVIVIISLIPADDTELALIARLVRVFRVLRMISIIPELRILLVSLVKALPQLGYVMLLMFIIFYIYAAVGSTLFGDINPILWGDITISLLTLFRVMTFEDWTDVMYETMEVYSLSWVYYLTFIFFTAFAFLNMVIGIVVNVMERENEKAREEKEALLRAELEAEGHSEPTLQDVMAELTAIKAKLEKQ; encoded by the coding sequence ATGCAAGCTTCTGAGTTACAAAGTCGATTTGAACGCATTCGCGCTAATAAATGGTTTGAAGCCTTTGTGGTTAGCGTTATCGTCATTTCAGCGTTATTAGTTGGCGCTAAAACCTATGAACTTCCCGCTGGATTTGGCAGTGTTACCCTGCTACTCGATTGGTTTATCAGCGCGTTCTTCTTAACTGAAATCACTATTCGTTTTTTAGGCGAACGCCGAAAGCGGAACTTTTTCAAAAGTTTCTGGAATGTCTTCGATACCGTCATTGTTATTATCAGCCTTATACCCGCCGATGATACTGAACTTGCGTTGATAGCACGACTAGTAAGGGTGTTTAGGGTGCTGCGGATGATATCTATCATCCCTGAACTGCGCATACTCTTAGTATCGCTAGTAAAAGCATTGCCTCAACTGGGCTACGTAATGTTGCTCATGTTTATCATTTTCTATATTTACGCTGCCGTGGGCAGTACGTTGTTTGGCGATATTAACCCTATCCTTTGGGGCGACATTACTATTTCACTGCTTACCCTGTTTAGGGTAATGACATTTGAAGATTGGACTGATGTCATGTACGAAACCATGGAGGTTTATTCGCTAAGCTGGGTGTATTACTTAACCTTTATCTTCTTTACTGCATTCGCCTTTTTAAACATGGTGATTGGTATTGTGGTGAACGTGATGGAGCGTGAAAACGAAAAAGCCAGGGAAGAGAAAGAAGCCTTGTTAAGAGCTGAATTAGAAGCCGAAGGCCATAGCGAACCTACATTACAAGACGTAATGGCAGAGCTTACCGCGATTAAGGCCAAACTCGAAAAACAATAA